Genomic segment of Hydra vulgaris chromosome 11, alternate assembly HydraT2T_AEP:
GTCATGATAATTTTCCTGCTTTCATTGACAAAAACCACTGGCCTCCACATTCCCTTGATCTCGATCCTTTAGATTACTCAATATGGGATGAACTCATTCACcaaatgaaatgaaataaaattaaatcaaaattaacattatatatatatatatatatatatatatatatatatatatatatatatatatatatatatatatatatatatatatatatatgtatatagagaGAGAGTAGAGAGATATAATACTTGATTTTTGTAATATCTCTCATTTGCGAATTTAGACAACACAGAAATGTTGGACAAAATTACCTTTAATTATTCCTTACAGCCCTTCTAGTTTTTTATCAGGGTgaatacttttaaagatatattcatatttacctataaatataaaatttgatatatttatgtaatGTATAATACATTAATTCACTACTGAATTGCTTTAAGATTGTTAAGTTTATACCAATCTTGAAAAAAACAGTAAACACAATTCTTCTTAACTATCAATCAATATCACTACTACCCAATATAAGTATATTGCTGGAAAAGCTTACATAAAAGAAACTAGACAGCTTTCTATGCCAGTACAATTGCCTATATAAGCTACAGTTTGGATTTTGCATAACAATATTGTACTAACCAAGCACTTATAGACTTTACTGAGACAATATGCAAGGCTTTGGACAATAACACATTTGTCTGTGGTGTTTTTATCGATTTGCAGAAGGTGTTTGATACTGTGAATCATGAAATTTTGTtatcaaagttaaattaaaatggtttcagAGGAACAGCTCATGAATGGTTTAAATTATATCTCTTGAATTGTATGCTTTATGGTTGTCAAATATGAGCCCATACATCTTCAAAGTATATGAAGAACATAGAAGGTCTTGAAAACAAACCAGTTATAATCATTCATTTTCAAATAACTAGGTTTGATTTAAACATCCTCtacagtttattaaaaactatgaaactcaaagttctaaaatattattctattgaattatattttctaagacattgtttttaatattatgattatcattattagtataatttttataattatcttttttactgttattattgcttatattattgttgtttatattattcTATTGTTACTTCTACTATTATTAccataatcattatttttatgacaaattgagttataattataataatattattataactagtctcattaaagtatatatttaatatatattactgagttattttcacttttttttcagttaaataactatttgtcactttattatatatatatatatatatatatatatatatatatatatatatatatatatatatatatatatatatatatatatatatatatatatatatttatatatatataataaagtgaATAAACGATCTGATGTTTAtacatgtatgcatgtatgtatgtatgtatgtatgtatgtatgtatgtatgtatgtatgtatgtatgtatgtatgtatgtatgtatgtatgtatgtatgtatgtatgtatgtatgtatgtatgtatgtatgtatgtatgtatgtatgtatgtatgtatgtatgtatgtatgtatgtatgtatgtatgtatgtatgtatgtatgtatgtatgtatgtatgtatgtatgtatgtatgtatgtatgtatgtatgtatgtatgtatgtatgtatgtatgtatgtatgtatgtatgtatgtatgtatgtatgtatgtatgtatgtatgtatgtatgtatgtatgtatgtatgtatgtatgtatgtatgtatgtatgtatgtatgtatgtatgtatgtatgtatgtatgtatgtatgtatgtatgtatgtatgtatgtatgtatgtatgtatgtatgtatgtatgtatgtatgtatgtatgtatgtatgtatgtatgtatgtatgtatgtatgtatgtatgtatgtatgtatgtatgtatgtatgtatgtatgtatgtatgtatgtatgtatgtatgtatgtatgtatgtatgtatgtatgtatgtatgtatgtatgtatgtatgtatgtatgtatgtatgtatgtatgtatgtatgtatgtatgtatgtatgtatgtatgtatgtatgtatgtatgtatgtatgtatgtatgtatgtatgtatgtatgtatgtatgtatgtatgtatgtatgtatgtatgtatgtatgtatgtatgtatgtatgtatgtatgtatgtatgtatgtatgtatgtatgtatgtatgtatgtatgtatgtatgtatgtatgtatgtatgtatgtatgtatgtatgtatgtatgtatgtatgtatgtatgtatgtatgtatgtatgtatgtatgtatgtatgtatgtatgtatgtatgtatgtatgtatgtatgtatgtatgtatgtatgtatgtatgtatgtatgtatgtatgtatgtatgtatgtatgtatgtatgtatgtatgtatgtatgtatgtatgtatgtatgtatgtatgtatgtatgtatgtatgtatgtatgtatgtatgtatgtatgtatgtatgtatgtatgtatgtatgtatgtatgtatgtatgtatgtatgtatgtatgtatgtatgtatgtatgtatgtatgtatgtatgtatgtatgtatgtatgtatgtatgtatgtatgtatgtatgtatgtttgtatgtatgtatgtatgtatgtatgtatgtatgtatgtatgtatgtatgtatgtatttatgtttgtatgtatgtatgtatgtatgcatgtatatacaTGCACGTAGGTTTGTTTTATTCAagcaaacatttatttaaaatttaaaccacaagtttatttatttttgatcttAACTGAATTTGTTCAAATTTACGAACAGTATAACTAATCTTATGTATTCAAACAAGAAGTAAAAAGACACAATTGATGAACTTAAAAATGGATAACAGTTACGAAAActtaaattctttttcatttaatataaaagactTAGTTAAAAAGACCTGCGTGACCTGCTCGCCCAGCAACTGtgattttgctatattttttttttaattttcataacgtaccattttgtattttatctacCTTAGGGAAAAAACAGTGTGTATTTATCTCCACCATCAACCAAACTTTCAAAATTCCTGCGCACTTTATCATGGGTAACATTTTTTCGCGTGGTGAATCCGGGTAGTGGTTGCTCATTCatataattattgaattataaaatttgtttttaaataagtttaaaaataatgtcttatATACCAGTTGCACTTGAAGCCGATGAGCAAGAAAGAAAGTTATTCATTGGTGGGTTAAATAAGTATCATACAGATGAAGATAGGCTGCGAAAATTTTTTTGCGAGTATGGCAAAATAGTTGACGTAACGATCATGAGGGATAACGATAAACAGTCACGAGGATTcggatttgttttatttgaaaatgcaTCTTCTGTAAATGATATTATTGCTAACAAAAAAGCTGGTGCATCATTTGAACTTGACGACCATCAAATAGAGGTTAAACGAGCATTACCTAAAGTACCCGGAGGTAATGCTGGTACATCACGAACCGGAGGTTTATATAGAAAAGTTTTTGTTGGTGGCTTGCCAAGTTCAATTACAGAGGATGACTTAAGAagtcattttgaaaaatttggagCTGTTCATGAAGTTGATTTATTACGAGACAGAGATACCAACCGTTTACGTGGTTTTGCTTTTGTAACTTTTGAAGATGAAGATAGTGCAGataaatgtatacaaaaaagggctcaagaaatttgtaaaaagttttgtgAAATTAAAAGAGCACAAACTAGGTCAACTTTAACAAAGTATGAATCAGATGATAGAAATGATGGTAATCGACGCCAAGATCATCCACTAACAGATCGTCTTTTTAAGAATGGGCCAACAGGTAAGCTATGTTTagcatgttttaaatttttaatgaaaccaATAAGTTTtgtgtggtagtggtgtaggtGTATAGCAATTTCTTCATACGTTCTGAGATTGATCCCCACCACGCCTTGGGTAATACTGCGGTCAACCACTTTCTTTGCATAACAGCCTTGTTCATCTAATTTTGTGTTTTAGAAAGTGTTGAGAGTTGGTTGTAACCAAAATTAAAGTAGCCTCCTTAAATTCAGTTCTCAGCTTTAAGGAggttcattaaaattttaggaaaatatcaactaattttagaaatttatgttTTGCTAATGGTTGCTATGTCacatgaaattttaaaattgattatatgtttgattgttatatatcattggaaagagctctaatacagtattttagagataaaaaaattatataaatcaaacaATTCTACAAAAGCTATAAGGTTTTAAGTAACAAATAGTTGATATatgaatttgttaaagaaactgtgcttaaaacttaatttttctttacataagttgttataaatttcttaattcttATCAAAATGACTATAACTTTGTATTACAAAAAAGGTATAAGAGTGCACtacaaatttattatagtttttagcaaCATGGCATATTCAGGGGTGCCGGAGGGGTCACTAAGGTACAAtctatgttgttaaaaaaatttattttaaaacaaaagagcttatttaaacagaatttgtaatttttatatacatgaAACTCTTATAGCTTATTATTTGCTTCCAGACCACTGCTAAATATGAAGGGTGTATTTTTGAATTTGAGATTGGATGTTGGTGGGACggtttaatattaataacattaatataaatattttatatttattaaaatgagtaAATCTAATTGAATAATACAAAAACTGTATTTCACCACTTCACAACATACTAGTGGTATATACATTGATTTAGAGTGAAGGGTGTGCAATCAGATTgcattaaactttatttatatgcaaaatcacattattaatattattatagtttatcGTATGTGCACATTTAAAACCATGTagtgaatttattaaaatatcctgatgattttttaattaaatgttcagctattttaaaattttccattgaAAATTCTGTAATTTACTTTTCTTCATACACATCATACACAAAAGACTTGCCCATCATACATAAAAGACTTGCTGTTATCTATATCAGAGCATTCATGGCAGAGTTCTTTCCTTACAATTCTTTCAAACATTGCATCATTTCAGTCATCAAGTTGCTTGTTAGACAAgtgcttaaataaatttaagtttagtaaatgattaaaatttacAGTCACACTTTTTgtggtacttttttttcaatttcaatataACCAATTATAATTTTACTAACTGTAAATAgatggaaaaaaatatatacataaaaaagaatgtaaaagaAGGCATTAAATTTTGTGACAACACACTTGATGACTTCAACCGGAACAGATACACAGTGGTTAACATATGCATGCATAGCATGGTAGCCACAGTCCTGGAATGTCATAGATTTTTACAAGTGTCCTTGAGTGTCCtagtaaattataatttttcttaaatatgtcctaaaaaatttttttcttctttaagtaTATTATTCAATTTAGTTGACAGtcaattattttcaaagttgTAACAACactaatattaacataatattttactattcaatagatgagtaaaaaaatgcatagCTATTGCCTGGCTGTGCTACCATTAAAATCGCAACAAACAAATCTTAAATCACTATTTACTATATACCAGGGTGTTAGCCAGCCTGATGGCACCGCGTATAACGCGGTTTCCCACTTggtttaaaattcccaaagGTTCTTAagataatggtaaaaaaaaaattatatcagttTCTGATTTAAAGTGTTGCGCTAGACGAGTAAAAAACGCAATTAATACGCACGACAAGGAAATGAATTAAGAATTAAgatcaattttttaatgtgaaaaaacgTGTCATCATTAACAAGCAAGatcattcattcaaaagttgaaaaaaagttatttttaatttttaatttacagtcaGTTATTCTCCAGTAAAAATTGTTCAATacgtttaataaattatttcattaatttatttttgttattcaaaaattctttatttacatTCTTGCTGTTTATCTTAAGTTAGgaaagttacaaataaaatttgcatattaataaatattataatttaaaataagttaataacgtttttttattaaaagatttattaataattttggtaaaataagTTAGCTGGTAAagtaaaccaaaaataacaaacaaaaaaatcaaaaataaaacatgcaATGAAgcgtattatatattttatatttgcgTAAAACATAAAtgaagataattaaataatgttataatattaattattaacaatatttacaataattacaaaaattattttatttttaaatttacaaatacaaaatttaagtaGATATTTAATGTCTATccgtaaattaaaaaaaaaaaaatagtttttgtatttaaatatatttttttacttaaataccTAATTTACTAGATATTTAAATATGCCGATTAAATTTAGCTGATGCcctcattttaaaatactatagcgtctgtatgatattttgttgactacgacatatttccgttaaatgatcaggtctgtgaatcatgaaaagacgaaaaaaaataaaatgataaattttgcgttatcataaaatataaatgtttaaagcgaaaaaaacccagaccgtagatttttttttttttagttttttttaaatcccaATCGCTTGTCCAGCAAAAAAATcgtgtttatttaaaatcttattcgaataagattttaaataaacacgatttttaggtaaaatgaacatcatagattaaaaatttaatctgtTCCGATCGTTTATTGGCGCTTGTTCTTGATTGCAAGTTCTTTTTTGGTCGGAATTCttgtagtttttgtaaaaattaatagaaatattgtattttgacaactatGTAAAGCTAATATAGGTCAGAAacgattagaactaggatctatAGAAAATTAAGGCACTTTATAAAGCTAATATAGGTCAGAAatgattagaactaggatctatagaaaattttttataaaagattttcaaCTAAATTTAGTTAACGCCGATGAGCGAAAGTGATCTAAAGACTCCGAAATGGTATTctttaaattcattattatgGGTAGTAAAAAGGattagaaaattatataaaaaagagaaaagtttcTTCAAATGTTAGAAAAACCTGAagcgaaaaaatatataacatctaaagcttttgtttgGGCATAATACGCTtataaaatcatgctaatttcaaataattaaattcgaataatttgtaaatcgccAACCAATAATAATTTGACGA
This window contains:
- the LOC100213955 gene encoding uncharacterized protein LOC100213955: MSYIPVALEADEQERKLFIGGLNKYHTDEDRLRKFFCEYGKIVDVTIMRDNDKQSRGFGFVLFENASSVNDIIANKKAGASFELDDHQIEVKRALPKVPGGNAGTSRTGGLYRKVFVGGLPSSITEDDLRSHFEKFGAVHEVDLLRDRDTNRLRGFAFVTFEDEDSADKCIQKRAQEICKKFCEIKRAQTRSTLTKYESDDRNDGNRRQDHPLTDRLFKNGPTASPQTSLGVMNLNEVNQLIQQAYAMGQQSVLQNTGLQAPTATALLGLGGVASYTQSVNNTLLQALMNQAPPAVSLPGPIVPSAGLAHSSNAANANTINQLAQLLNGKGIDVNALSVLLNKDQDTNRAPLKSNSGTPGYATGYPASSSYDMYYNSQSSQYGPSKEDEKRPAYRPY